The proteins below come from a single Drosophila sulfurigaster albostrigata strain 15112-1811.04 unplaced genomic scaffold, ASM2355843v2 ctg78_pilon, whole genome shotgun sequence genomic window:
- the LOC133850000 gene encoding uncharacterized protein LOC133850000 — MSVNDRMSYIKQKGLCLNCFARGHHLRECTSAHNCFTCKGRHHTLLHRGDSAHNGASSSSTSATLPNIQSTPNQSATNVQNYFAINAQNILLGTAVVNVCHLGTTYTARALVDSGSEATFISERLFQRIKLPFQSVQAQVSGLNHAIAAQPQKLCNFSIGSPTKPRLHIETSAFVIPQLADKLPSFRVPKGFLKDLPAIELADPYFYKSAQIDILIGADILASIILSGSRPNICGSLLGQETVFGWILTGPISQNVSTIISAFSTRVAIQADWEAEDIPSKLLSCENTTSRSRCGRYRVTLPFRKPVTTPPTSFLYSSSCAVLYCPVPCVIDNVKLL, encoded by the exons ATGTCGGTCAATGATCGGATGAGTTACATCAAACAGAAGGGCCTCTGtttgaattgttttgcaaGAGGTCACCATCTCCGAGAGTGtacgagtgcgcacaattgcttcACATGCAAGGGGCGGCACCACACTCTTCTCCATCGGGGCgacagtgcccacaatggtgcctcttcctcttccacttCAGCCACGCTTCCCaacatacagtccactccgaatcaatcggcaacaaatgtgcaaaattactttgccattAACGCTCAGAACAtccttctcggcacggcggtTGTCAATGTATGCCATCTAGGTACTACATACACCGCACGAGCACTAGTCGATTCGGGGTCCGAAGCGactttcatttctgagcgtttaTTCCAGCGAATAAAGTTGCCATTCCAATCCGTGCAAGCCCAAGTATCTGGGCTGAATCATGCAATTGCGGCCCAACCGCAGAAGTTATGcaacttcagcattggttctccaacgaagccgaggctccatATCGAAACCTCAGCGTTCGTTATTCCACAACTGGCAGACAAGCTGCCATCATTCCGTGTGCCGAAAGGCTTCCTAAAGGATCTACCAGCGATTGAACTGGCAGATCCATACTTCTACAAAAGTGCTCAGATTGACATCttaattggcgcggatatccttgCGTCAATCATCCTGAGCGGAtcccggccaaacatttgtggctcactccttggGCAAGAAACCGTGTTTGGTTGGATCCTCACCGGCCCCATCTCCCAGAATGTGTCAACAATTATCTCTGCGTTTTCGACGAGAGTCGCCATCCAAGCAGACTGGGAGGCGGAGGATATTCCGTCGAAGCTGCTTAGCTGCGAAAACACAACTTCACGTAGCAGATGTGGCAGATAtcgggtgactcttccattccggaagccCGTCACCACTC CTCCTACTTCGTTTCTCTATTCGTCGTCCTGTGCTGTCCTATACTGCCCTGTTCCATGTGTCATTGACAATGTAAAGCTACTGTAA